DNA sequence from the Pedobacter schmidteae genome:
ACGATAAAGTATAATGTTTGTCCTGGTTTGTCTTTCTAAAATTCTAATAATTAGCATGTTGTGTCTGGTGATACATCGCCTGCATCCATTGCACCACGGAGCCCGTATTTTCAGGTAATCAGTACCACTTCGAGGCAATGGTAAGCAATTTTCGGAAACTCATCCTGTAAATTGTAAATTTGTCATTCAAGAAACAAACGATATGCTCGAAATCAAACTACCCGAACTTCCGGATATAGAAACGGATAGATTATTATTGCGCCAGCATCGGCTTGCAGATGCCACAGCATTATTTCAGTTACGTACCAATCCTGATGTGATGCGTTATATTGATCGTCCGCGTCACGAAAGTGTTAAAGAATCGGAAGCATTTATCCAGACCCTCAACGAGAATTTTGGTAAGGACATGAATTTGGTTTGGGCCATTACCCTTAAAGAAAATTCTGAACATTTGATTGGCAATCTGGGCTACTGGCGTACCGACCCGGCCAACTACAGGGCCGAGCTGGGTTATATGTTGCATCCTGATTATTGGCGTAAAGGTATACTTTCGGAAGGGCTAAGGGCTGTTATTGATTTTGGGTTCAATACTGTTGGTCTGAATTCTATCTGTGCGAACATCAATCCGGGAAATGATGCGTCGAGGCAGCTCCTGCTCAAACATGGCTTTATAAAGGAGGCCTATTTCAAGGAAGATTACTATTTTGAAGGTAAGTTTTTGGATAGTGAAATTTATGGCCTGCTTTCTTCCGCCGCTTCCACCAGGTAAATTTTTAATAAAAAATCGAGACCAAATGAAGAGAATATTTATTTTAACCTTATTATCAGTAACCTTATATCCGCTCCAAAAAGCTATGGCACAACAGGCAACAGAAAAGAAAAAAAGTACAGCAATACTGAACCACATTGCCGTTTATACAGCAGACTTGAAGACGGCAACTGATTTTTATGCCGCTGTATTTGAACTGGAGCAAATTCCTGAACCTTTTAAGGACGGCAGGCACACCTGGTTTTCGCTAGGCGCAGCCGGTCAGCTACACATTATTCAGGGTGGAAAAACAAGTATCACGTATGACAGAAATGATCATCTTTGTTTCAGTGTGCCTTCGGTGGAAGAATTTACACAAAAATTAACTGCATTAGGTATCACTTACGAGAACTGGGCCGGCGCCAAAGCCACCGTTACAAAAAGGGTAGATGGTATCAAACAGATTTATTTTAAAGATCCGGATGGGCATTGGCTTGAAGTAAATGACGATCATAAATAATCCTGAATATTAAAAAGGAGAAAAAAAACTGTTGAACAAAGAAACCAGTTGTTAATAAACTGTAGGTCAGGAATACGATTCTTTTCGCCAAAGGAAAGGTGAATAAGGGGAGGCAGCAAATCTTTGTGAATGTGTTTTTTTAATGCCGGGTATGGTTGCTATTTAATCAAAAACCTATATCTTTCGCTTGAATATGGTTTTTTTGAACTTTTTGACCAGCATTAGCTGCTTTTTTTTACTGTTGTTCTCGCTGCACCTGTTTTTCGCGAAACAGGGTAACCGGATGCTCAATTGTTTACTTTCAGTTATGTTTTTTTCTAGATTTGGTCAGTTGCTGGTTTTGTTGCTGGTCAACTCAAAGCACCACAATCTTTTTCCTTTCTTTCATCAGCTGTTTACCCCATTCTATTACGCCTCTTCTGCTTGTTTTTTTCTTTACATTACCAGTCTTGTAAACGGACGTGAAAGACTTGAAAAAAATGAATGGTTACATTTTGTTCCGCTTGGTTTGGCTATCATTCACGTAGTTCTCTGGCCATTTGTTCCTCCAATCAACTGGAATGTTATTGCGCTTGATTTGACCCACAATAAACAGCTCTTTATTTCTGAAAGAAGTGGCCTTTTTCCAGCTTATTTTTATTACCTGGGGCGGCCCGCATTAGTGTTGGGCTATTTGGTAGCCACCTGGTATGTAGTTGTTAAATCCGGTATATTCCGGGAGAGAAAAGCATCGGCGGGGGGCAAAAAATGGGTGCTCTTTTTTCTTAAGGTGGGTACTTTTTTTCAGCTGATCTCTTTTCTGCCCATGATGTCGGACGGCCTGGACAATCCGGTGATCAGCTCCTCAATATTTGCACTAAGTTGTATGGTCCTGCTGGTTATTATGATATTTGTGCTGCACAATCCCGGGGTTCTTTATGGATATCTGTTTGTTGCGGTAGATTGGAATTCCCCTGCTGACCGATCTGAAAATATCAGGGTAATTCCTACTCCTGAACCTTCGGTGGCTGCCCCTGCAGTAAAAAGGATAAATCTGCTGCCTGATCAGCTCTCAGCCTATGCTGAGTCTATGAAGTCATTTATGGAAGAAAAAAAAACATATCTGGAGCCGGACTTTCAGATTGTTGATCTGGCCCTGGCATTAAACGTCCCCGTTCATCATTGCTCTTTTGTTTTAAATAACCTGATTGGAAAAAACTTTCGCGACTGGATCAACGGCTATCGGATTCGTTATTTTATAGGGCAGTACCCTTTGAAATCCGAAAAAATGATCATCGAAGCCATCGCTCGCGAATCGGGCTTTAAAAGTCAGCGTACTTTTTACAATGCCTTTAAAAAAGAAACCGGCCTGATGCCTAAAGTCTATTTTTCAGGAGAAAAGCGCTCAGATTTCCTAAAAACTATTGCAACTATTGAATAGTTGAAGAAAATTCATTGCCATTTTTAACTATTAGTATAATGTGTTGGATAATTTTGCCCATGCTTATAGCGGTGTTTTCTATCTGCTATATGTTTAATGATCTAAAACCTCTTAAACGTCCCTTATGGCAAAAAATCTACCCCTTTGTATTCCTGGTAAAATGGAAACTGCCAGAAAAATGCTGATGACATTTCTCCTATTTTTTGTAACAATAAGCGTATTCGGCCAAATCCAGTTCTGGTCAGATGATTTTGAAAGCACGGGGTCGCCTAGTTCGGGTGTCAGGACTTCTTCGGTACCTACCGGGTTTTTTCCGGTTACCCCACCCTATGCCAAATATTTTACTGTCGTTACTGTCAATGATCCAGCGTATCAAAATGGAATTCCCTATTCCGGATTTTCGGGTTCCCAGTTTTTTGCGGCAGAAGATATAGACGGAGCGGTTGCGAGCGGGAATAATAACTCTCAGTCTCAGCGTCAGCGACTTATGTGGGATAATATCAACATTTCCGGAAAAACCGGGATGACCTTCAAAGGTCTGTTTGCATGTAACCAGCAGGGCGGATCAGTATGGGATGTCAGCCCTGCAGATTACATGATGGTTCAATACAACATCGACAATGGAGCATGGATAGATCTCGTGAGGCTTTTTCCAAACGGCTCGCCTGTTGGATCTTTAGCGGTTGAGACAACAGGCGATTCTCTCGCTATAGCGGAGGGGCCCGCTCTGGCCAATATGACTTTTACAGAGCTTTCTGGAACAATTGCAGGAACCGGAACCATCTTGAATCT
Encoded proteins:
- a CDS encoding GNAT family N-acetyltransferase; its protein translation is MLEIKLPELPDIETDRLLLRQHRLADATALFQLRTNPDVMRYIDRPRHESVKESEAFIQTLNENFGKDMNLVWAITLKENSEHLIGNLGYWRTDPANYRAELGYMLHPDYWRKGILSEGLRAVIDFGFNTVGLNSICANINPGNDASRQLLLKHGFIKEAYFKEDYYFEGKFLDSEIYGLLSSAASTR
- a CDS encoding VOC family protein: MKRIFILTLLSVTLYPLQKAMAQQATEKKKSTAILNHIAVYTADLKTATDFYAAVFELEQIPEPFKDGRHTWFSLGAAGQLHIIQGGKTSITYDRNDHLCFSVPSVEEFTQKLTALGITYENWAGAKATVTKRVDGIKQIYFKDPDGHWLEVNDDHK
- a CDS encoding AraC family transcriptional regulator; the protein is MFFSRFGQLLVLLLVNSKHHNLFPFFHQLFTPFYYASSACFFLYITSLVNGRERLEKNEWLHFVPLGLAIIHVVLWPFVPPINWNVIALDLTHNKQLFISERSGLFPAYFYYLGRPALVLGYLVATWYVVVKSGIFRERKASAGGKKWVLFFLKVGTFFQLISFLPMMSDGLDNPVISSSIFALSCMVLLVIMIFVLHNPGVLYGYLFVAVDWNSPADRSENIRVIPTPEPSVAAPAVKRINLLPDQLSAYAESMKSFMEEKKTYLEPDFQIVDLALALNVPVHHCSFVLNNLIGKNFRDWINGYRIRYFIGQYPLKSEKMIIEAIARESGFKSQRTFYNAFKKETGLMPKVYFSGEKRSDFLKTIATIE